TCCCGGAGATACTGACCCGGCAGAGGGACGGAGGAGTCGACGCTGATGCTGGGCCCGGTGTCACCGCAGCGCGTCGGCGTCGCCACCGCGCTCGCCGTGATCATGACCGTCCCCAGCCTCACCCAGTTCGCCCTCGGCTCGCTCGCGCCGTTCCTCACCGACGAGTTCCACCTCACGCCGACCGCGTTCGGCGCGGTCACCGCGTCGTACTACCTGGCCGCGGCCGGGCTCTCGCCGCTGATGGGCCGATGGGTCGACCACCTGGGCACGCGCCGCGCCCTGCTCGTCACGGTCGGCATCGGCTGGGTGGGCTCACTGACGCTCGCGGGTGCACCCGCACTCGTCGGCGTCCTGGCCAGCGTGTTCGTCGCGGGCGCGGCGACGGCCATGGCCAACCCGGCGACCAACGTCGCGATCTCCACGCTCCCCCGCCCGCACGCCGCACTCGTGGGCGTCAAGCAGTCGGGCGTCCAGACGGCCGCGCTGCTCGGCGGCGCGATCCTCCCGGCGCTCGCGGTCGCGTACGGATGGCGCACCTCGGTGCTCGCATGCTCGGTCGCGTTCGCGGTCGGTGTGGTGGCCGCGGCGACGATGCCGGTGCCGGCGCGGACGCACGTCACCAGGACCCGCCGGAAAGGCATGCGGACCAGACCGGGTGTCAGGAGGCTGGCCCTGTTCGCCGGCCTGATGGGGTGCGGCATGGCGGCGACCAACGTCTACCTCGTCCTCTACGCGCACGACCGAGTGCACATGGATGTGCGTCTCGCGGGGTCGCTGCTCGCCACGGTCGGACTCGTCGCGATCATCGCGCGCATCAC
The sequence above is drawn from the Streptosporangiales bacterium genome and encodes:
- a CDS encoding MFS transporter, producing MLGPVSPQRVGVATALAVIMTVPSLTQFALGSLAPFLTDEFHLTPTAFGAVTASYYLAAAGLSPLMGRWVDHLGTRRALLVTVGIGWVGSLTLAGAPALVGVLASVFVAGAATAMANPATNVAISTLPRPHAALVGVKQSGVQTAALLGGAILPALAVAYGWRTSVLACSVAFAVGVVAAATMPVPARTHVTRTRRKGMRTRPGVRRLALFAGLMGCGMAATNVYLVLYAHDRVHMDVRLAGSLLATVGLVAIIARITLTLVAERARAPERTGMRMLRTMAVVAVGAAALIASAPQLGAGVLWVGAVATGLSVAAFNGVTMFVLIRTSHQTATATDSGLVQGSFFAGMLVSPPVFGLLVDLTGSYTYGWTWAAVCLVAAAIVIPGATALMTPHPEPG